The genomic region CTTATGTTCTTATAAACTTTGATTCGGTCAAGGATCTCTGACGATTCCCATTTTTACATCGTTTTCTGGTTCTAATTTACTCTATAATtggttaaaatattaaataaaacaattttgaATTTGGAAGACTGAATTTTATCCCACACATCGAAATGGCTAAAGTTACAGTCAAGAGCACTTTGCCTCACCATAACATTCTTCTCGAGAAGGTCAATGATCTTCCCATTCCTAATAGCAATACTATTGCTATTGAACATACAACTAGTCAATTACCGACAAAGCCTAAGAAATTCGTATCTTTCCTACTATTTACTCAACAACATTCCACTTAGTTAACACTAGTATAAGGTTATATACTGTTTTAGCGAGACCTTGTTGAAGATAAGGTGTTGTATAATAGTTGTATTCCTTTACTATATCTCCATGCTCTGAGATTCGAACCACATACCGAGTTAACCTCCACGGGAGCTCTTTCTTGTTTATCAGGTATTCATCCTCAgattacacatttatgtATTGAATTACGTGTCATTGATACtatattttaactataaatgatataattGGAATCTAGGAGAGAAGACTGGTAGATCTCCCATGGATAAAAGGACTGTGTTAGATGATAATACTCGTGACAAGGTTTGGTGGGACTCGGTGAATATTCCAATTGAACCTGAGGCCTTTAAGTCGGTACGCCGCAGGGCAATTGACTACATTAACGGATGCGATCGCATCTATGTGACTGACGCCTTTGCAGGCTGGGACCCTGACCACCGAGTGAGGGTGCGCGTGGTAAGCGTTAGAGCCTATCACGCCATTTTCATGCACAACCTCCTAATAGTGCCAACTGCAGAGGAACTCGCAGATTTCACTCCTGATTTCACTATTTACAACGCCGGTCCTCATCAAGCCGATACTAACATCCAAGGTATACACCACATGTGTTAACATTTATGATTGattttatactatatagttattagtgatatgtgtataaaattgtatagGAATAACTAGTGGTACATctatatgtataaattatacaagTATGGAGATGGTGATACTTGGAACTGAGTATGCGGGTGAGATGAAGAAGGGCGTGCTGACATTAATGATGTACTTGTTTCCTCAGAAGGGCTTGTTACCCCTACACTCGTCCTGCAACGTTGATTCCGATGGGAATGTTACTCTGTTCTTTGGTCTGAGCGGGACAGGGAAGACAACTCTGTCTACTGAGCCGGGGCGACAGCTGGTTGGTGACGATGAACACGTTTGGACTGATGAGGGAGTGTTTAACGTGGAGGGAGGTTGTTACGCGAAGTGCAAAGACCTCAGCGCTGAACGTGAGCCTGAGATTTTCGAGGCTATTCGCTTTGGTTCAGTTCTCGAAAATGTTGTTCTCGACTCTTCGAAGGTAGTCGACTTTGCTGACGTGAGCGTTACCGAAAACACACGTTGTGCCTACCCGCTCCGTCATATTCGCAACGTCTGTTTGCCTGCCCTTGTTCAGAGACACCCTAACAACATCATTTTCCTCACATGTGACGCCTTTGGCGCTCTTCCTCCCGTAAGTCTCCTGAACGTTCACCAGGCCATTTACCACTTTGTTTCAGGCTATACAACGAAGATGGTTGGCACTGAAATTGGCGTCACAAAACCAACTGCGACCTTTTCAGCCTGCTATGCAGGTCCTTTTCTCGCCCTTTCTCCACTAACTTACGCCAATCTCCTGTACCAAAAGTTGATTTCCACTGACTC from Theileria annulata chromosome 1, complete sequence, *** SEQUENCING IN PROGRESS *** harbors:
- a CDS encoding phosphoenolpyruvate carboxykinase, putative, encoding MAKVTVKSTLPHHNILLEKVNDLPIPNSNTIAIEHTTSQLPTKPKKFRDLVEDKVLYNSCIPLLYLHALRFEPHTELTSTGALSCLSGEKTGRSPMDKRTVLDDNTRDKVWWDSVNIPIEPEAFKSVRRRAIDYINGCDRIYVTDAFAGWDPDHRVRVRVVSVRAYHAIFMHNLLIVPTAEELADFTPDFTIYNAGPHQADTNIQGITSGTSICINYTSMEMVILGTEYAGEMKKGVLTLMMYLFPQKGLLPLHSSCNVDSDGNVTLFFGLSGTGKTTLSTEPGRQLVGDDEHVWTDEGVFNVEGGCYAKCKDLSAEREPEIFEAIRFGSVLENVVLDSSKVVDFADVSVTENTRCAYPLRHIRNVCLPALVQRHPNNIIFLTCDAFGALPPVSLLNVHQAIYHFVSGYTTKMVGTEIGVTKPTATFSACYAGPFLALSPLTYANLLYQKLISTDSSTEKGGVRVWLLNTGWIGGSSDSSKGMRIPLRYSRRIVDAINRGEINESEDSFERFPYFGFLVPREVNGVPKEVLRQELSWDDPQEHLNQVKLVAKKFIKNFNQYRVEATDVILKGEPVIDVTD